In one window of Malassezia japonica chromosome 9, complete sequence DNA:
- the ERV25 gene encoding vesicle coat component (EggNog:ENOG503P0AD; COG:U; SECRETED:SignalP(1-17)): MRVAWAGWAALAATVSAIKFELPSAKNPTPFCIWNYALEDTLAVISINVIPRDQRTAADQSIDVRVIDRTHHNVYLSKKDLKDETRLAINTHHDADLGVCISNKGKHIDLDVHLGGDAIDYNAIANQESLSGMETELRKLADPRR; the protein is encoded by the exons ATGCGTGTTGCGTGGGCTGGCtgggcggcgctggccgcgaCGGTGAGCGCGATCAAGTTTGAGCTGCCTTCTGCAAAGAATCCGACGCCGTTCTGTATCTGGAACTATGCGCTGGAGGATACCCTTGCCGTGATCTCGATCAACGTCATTCCCCGCGACCAGCGGACGGCCGCGGACCAGAGCATCGACGTGAGGGTCATCGACCGGACGCACCACAATGTGTACCTGAGCAAGAAGGATCTGAAGGACGAGACGCGTCTGGCGATTAACACGCACCACGATGCGGACCTCGGCGTGTGCATCTCGAACAAGGGAAAGC ACATCGACTTGGACGTccacctcggcggcgacgccaTTGACTATAACGCGATTGCGAACCAAGAGTCTCTGTCGGGTATGGAGacggagctgcgcaagctcgcagac CCTCGACGCTGA
- the NOP10 gene encoding snoRNP complex protein (COG:J; EggNog:ENOG503P6R9), whose product MHLMYSTGPDGKRLYTLKKTAPNGVMTRSAHPARFSPDDKFSRNRIVIKKRFGLLPTQQSPLRN is encoded by the exons ATGCATTTGATGTACTCGACGGGGCCGGACGGCAAGCGGCTGTATACGCTCAAGAAGACGGCGCCGAACGGTGTCATGACGCGTTCTGCTCACCCTG CGCGCTTTTCGCCGGACGACAAGTTTTCGCGCAACCGTATTGTGATCAAAAAGCGCTTTGGTCTGCTGCCGACGCAGCAGTCGCCGCTGCGTAACTAG